From the Deinococcus radiophilus genome, one window contains:
- a CDS encoding helix-turn-helix domain-containing protein, with protein MSDSGAIAIGFAIKRLRSSKKLSQESLAEMSGIHRTYISSIERGERNVGINMLLSILDALEQKPSSFFRELEDEGVF; from the coding sequence ATGAGTGATTCGGGCGCTATTGCTATAGGTTTCGCAATTAAGCGGCTTAGAAGCTCCAAGAAGCTATCTCAAGAGAGCTTGGCAGAAATGTCTGGTATTCACCGCACTTATATCAGTTCAATAGAGCGCGGAGAGCGAAACGTCGGGATAAACATGCTTCTATCTATTCTTGACGCATTGGAACAGAAACCCTCCAGCTTCTTTAGGGAGCTGGAAGACGAGGGGGTATTTTAA